A single window of Vibrio stylophorae DNA harbors:
- a CDS encoding basic amino acid ABC transporter substrate-binding protein: MKKSLTGFVCLGVAAVLTMSGCGKSDDVLVVGTNAAFPPFEYVGGVNGDEIKGFDIDLAEQIAKDAGKTLKIENIKFDSLIVALNSGKIDMIASGMTITPERQANVDFSTAYYEATQVVLVNQDNDSITSVDDLKDKHIAVQLGSTGDLMAKKLSNKVTAFNTGFEAVMELKNSKVDLVLFDSEPAASFLKKNPQLKMIELDFTPEFYGLAVAKGNTELLNSINQTLQTMKQNGQYDALVAKHMK, translated from the coding sequence ATGAAGAAGTCATTAACAGGGTTTGTTTGTCTTGGCGTTGCAGCAGTTTTGACCATGAGCGGCTGTGGCAAAAGCGATGATGTGCTGGTGGTAGGCACCAATGCGGCGTTCCCTCCCTTTGAGTATGTTGGCGGCGTCAATGGCGATGAAATTAAGGGCTTTGATATCGATTTGGCTGAGCAGATTGCAAAGGATGCGGGTAAAACGCTGAAAATCGAGAACATCAAATTCGACTCGCTGATTGTGGCGCTCAACTCAGGCAAAATCGACATGATTGCATCAGGAATGACCATCACCCCTGAGCGCCAAGCGAATGTGGATTTTTCAACTGCATATTATGAAGCCACGCAAGTGGTTTTGGTCAATCAAGACAATGACAGCATCACAAGCGTTGACGATCTGAAAGATAAGCATATTGCGGTGCAATTGGGTTCAACAGGTGATTTGATGGCCAAGAAATTGAGCAACAAAGTCACTGCGTTTAATACCGGCTTTGAAGCTGTGATGGAGCTTAAAAATAGCAAAGTGGATCTCGTGCTATTTGATAGTGAGCCAGCGGCCAGTTTCTTGAAGAAAAACCCACAACTGAAAATGATTGAGCTTGATTTTACGCCTGAGTTCTATGGTCTTGCTGTGGCGAAAGGTAATACCGAATTGCTCAATAGCATCAACCAAACGCTACAAACCATGAAGCAAAATGGTCAATACGACGCACTTGTTGCTAAACACATGAAGTGA
- a CDS encoding amino acid ABC transporter permease, with the protein MIDAINTSLFTPIGEDGLVGIYLILNGLKVTLIVTFFAMVIGSVLGVMTTLMKMSSKWYLRWPAHLYVSVIRGTPVVVQLVILYFIVLASMDVDKITAAIIAFGLNSGAYISEIIRAGIQAVDKGQMEAARSLGLPYSASMKEVILPQAIKNILPSLGNEFIVLLKETAVIGFIGGIDLMRAGEIIRSRTFEDSVPLFSCAIIYLLLTYFFTFMLARFEMRLKQSD; encoded by the coding sequence ATGATTGATGCAATCAACACCTCTTTATTTACGCCAATCGGTGAAGACGGTTTAGTTGGCATTTATCTGATTCTCAATGGCTTGAAAGTCACATTGATTGTGACTTTCTTTGCCATGGTGATCGGTTCGGTTTTGGGTGTGATGACCACGCTGATGAAGATGTCATCGAAGTGGTATTTACGCTGGCCAGCGCACCTTTATGTCAGTGTGATTCGCGGCACTCCGGTTGTTGTTCAGTTAGTCATTCTTTATTTCATTGTCTTGGCATCGATGGATGTCGATAAAATTACCGCAGCAATTATTGCTTTTGGCTTAAACAGTGGCGCGTATATTTCAGAAATTATTCGCGCTGGTATTCAAGCGGTTGATAAAGGGCAAATGGAAGCGGCGCGCTCTCTGGGTTTGCCTTACAGCGCGTCAATGAAAGAAGTGATTTTGCCGCAGGCGATTAAGAATATTCTGCCATCGCTTGGCAATGAATTTATCGTGCTGCTGAAAGAAACGGCGGTCATTGGTTTTATCGGTGGCATTGATTTGATGCGCGCGGGTGAAATTATTCGTAGCCGAACCTTTGAAGACAGCGTGCCGCTTTTTAGCTGCGCCATCATCTATTTGCTACTGACTTATTTCTTTACCTTTATGTTGGCGCGATTTGAAATGAGGTTGAAACAAAGTGATTAA
- a CDS encoding amino acid ABC transporter ATP-binding protein translates to MIKIVDLHKSFGDNQVLKGISEQIHQGEVVSVIGPSGSGKSTFLRCMNLLEQPNRGDILIEGESITAPGACVDKLRQKVGMVFQNFNLFPHKTVRQNITLAPVKLKLMSQQVADLEADRLLEQVGLSDKADAYPSSLSGGQKQRVAIARALAMKPDLMLFDEPTSALDPEMVGDVLDVMKSLAQNGMTMVIVTHEMGFARDVSDRVIFMDGGVIVEQGDPESLFSHPQESRTQAFLSKVLR, encoded by the coding sequence GTGATTAAGATCGTTGATTTACATAAGAGCTTTGGCGACAACCAAGTACTCAAAGGGATTAGTGAGCAAATTCATCAAGGCGAAGTGGTGAGTGTGATTGGCCCTTCAGGCAGTGGTAAAAGTACCTTTTTGCGCTGTATGAACCTGCTGGAGCAGCCCAATCGAGGTGATATCTTGATTGAGGGCGAATCGATTACGGCGCCTGGTGCTTGCGTTGATAAGTTGCGACAAAAAGTGGGGATGGTGTTTCAAAACTTTAATCTATTTCCGCATAAAACGGTGCGTCAGAATATTACGCTGGCGCCAGTTAAATTAAAGCTGATGTCGCAGCAAGTCGCTGATCTTGAGGCCGATCGATTACTTGAACAAGTGGGTCTTAGCGATAAAGCAGACGCCTATCCATCGAGCTTATCTGGCGGGCAAAAACAGCGCGTTGCCATCGCCAGAGCATTGGCGATGAAGCCTGATTTGATGCTCTTTGATGAGCCAACCTCTGCGCTTGATCCTGAAATGGTGGGCGATGTGCTCGATGTTATGAAATCATTGGCCCAAAATGGGATGACCATGGTGATTGTGACCCATGAAATGGGATTTGCCCGTGATGTTTCCGACCGTGTGATTTTTATGGATGGCGGGGTGATTGTTGAGCAAGGCGATCCAGAATCTCTCTTTAGTCATCCGCAAGAGTCCAGAACTCAAGCCTTTTTAAGTAAAGTGCTGAGATAA
- a CDS encoding M14 family metallopeptidase, protein MQTEQTFPIGIPGQKWGEPERQAWRALAQVKRLYSEEVLPKIEALKTRFEVEQYGALSYDPARFPLYCIKSKHWDTNKPTVLISGGVHGYETSGVQGALAFLDQQGEHYSQYFNLVVAPCVSPWGYETINRWNPLAIDPNRSFYANSPAEESAALWQLAQGLGEVLVHIDLHETTDTDETEFRPALAARDGITYEPDTIPDGFYTVGDSENPQLAFQAAVIDSVAKVTHIAPADKNGQLIGSDMVQNGVILYPMTQLGLSGNITQCQYHTTTEVYPDSPKVTDDECNRAQVAAIMGGLDYVLAQRLK, encoded by the coding sequence ATGCAAACAGAACAAACATTTCCAATTGGCATCCCAGGTCAAAAATGGGGCGAGCCAGAGCGCCAAGCATGGCGTGCCCTAGCCCAAGTGAAACGCCTTTACAGCGAAGAAGTCTTACCCAAAATTGAAGCGCTCAAAACGCGTTTTGAGGTCGAGCAATATGGCGCCCTCTCTTACGATCCAGCGCGTTTTCCGCTCTATTGCATCAAAAGCAAACACTGGGATACCAACAAACCAACCGTATTAATCAGCGGCGGCGTGCATGGCTATGAAACCAGCGGCGTGCAAGGCGCACTGGCCTTTTTGGATCAGCAAGGCGAGCACTATAGCCAATATTTCAACCTAGTGGTGGCACCTTGTGTCAGCCCTTGGGGTTATGAAACGATCAACCGCTGGAACCCGCTTGCTATCGATCCTAACCGCTCATTTTATGCCAATAGCCCAGCAGAAGAGTCTGCCGCCCTTTGGCAATTGGCACAGGGTTTAGGCGAGGTATTGGTTCATATTGATCTCCACGAAACCACAGACACAGATGAAACTGAGTTTCGCCCTGCCCTTGCCGCGCGTGATGGCATCACTTATGAGCCAGACACTATTCCAGATGGTTTTTACACTGTGGGCGATAGCGAAAATCCGCAGCTGGCTTTTCAAGCAGCGGTCATCGACTCGGTTGCCAAGGTCACGCACATCGCGCCCGCCGATAAAAATGGCCAATTGATTGGCTCAGATATGGTGCAAAACGGGGTGATTTTGTATCCCATGACCCAACTTGGTCTTTCAGGCAACATCACGCAATGTCAGTACCACACCACTACAGAGGTCTATCCTGATAGCCCTAAAGTCACCGATGATGAGTGTAATCGCGCGCAAGTGGCGGCAATTATGGGTGGTTTGGATTATGTGCTCGCTCAGCGCTTGAAATAG
- a CDS encoding mandelate racemase/muconate lactonizing enzyme family protein: MKFNEIKITEVEVIHLRVPALDEACEWGEDGVLIRVHTNAGITGVGESDSSPMMIEACIKATQSHGSSQGLERLLIGENPLEIERLYTKMYNGTHYAGRRSTMIHAISAIDMALWDIAGQFYQVPVWQLLGGKFREKIRAYGTFIPSAIKEENIARTTELLAQGFTSLKFGGGPLGHNAETDYEIIKTVCETARAINKDVEIAIDLASAWRTAGHTIEMAKKLEEFNLLWIEEPITDDVLAGYRKVSQSTTQKLAGGETLTTRYEFANFIEKSGADFVQPDVTRCGGITEMVKIYDMAHMAGMKLVPHGFSTGILIAATVHFLASREHGDLIEYSQSTSPLFTSLVKNQIAFENGYVAVPNTPGLGVELDEEIIAKYRVN, translated from the coding sequence ATGAAATTTAACGAAATCAAAATTACAGAAGTTGAAGTGATTCACCTACGCGTTCCTGCCCTTGATGAAGCCTGTGAATGGGGTGAAGATGGCGTGCTCATTCGCGTACATACCAATGCGGGCATTACCGGTGTGGGCGAGTCTGATAGCTCACCGATGATGATTGAAGCTTGCATTAAAGCGACGCAAAGCCACGGTTCATCACAGGGTCTTGAGCGCCTTTTGATTGGCGAAAACCCACTTGAGATTGAGCGCCTTTATACCAAGATGTACAACGGCACTCACTATGCGGGCCGCCGCTCAACCATGATCCATGCCATCTCTGCCATTGATATGGCGCTTTGGGATATCGCTGGTCAGTTCTACCAAGTGCCAGTATGGCAGCTACTGGGCGGTAAGTTCCGTGAAAAGATCCGCGCCTACGGCACCTTTATTCCATCTGCGATTAAAGAAGAGAACATTGCCCGCACCACAGAGCTTTTGGCACAAGGCTTTACCTCCCTTAAATTTGGTGGCGGTCCATTGGGTCACAACGCAGAGACCGATTACGAAATCATCAAAACCGTGTGCGAAACTGCGCGTGCAATTAACAAAGATGTAGAAATCGCTATCGATCTTGCAAGCGCATGGCGCACCGCTGGCCACACTATTGAGATGGCGAAAAAGCTTGAAGAATTCAACCTACTTTGGATTGAAGAGCCAATCACCGATGACGTGCTAGCGGGTTACCGTAAAGTATCGCAATCCACCACGCAAAAATTGGCGGGCGGTGAGACCCTGACCACCCGTTATGAGTTCGCAAACTTCATCGAGAAATCAGGTGCCGACTTCGTGCAACCAGATGTGACGCGCTGCGGGGGTATCACTGAGATGGTGAAGATCTACGATATGGCACATATGGCGGGCATGAAGCTGGTACCGCACGGTTTCTCTACCGGTATTTTGATTGCTGCAACCGTACATTTCTTGGCATCACGCGAGCATGGCGATCTAATTGAGTACTCTCAAAGCACCAGCCCACTGTTTACCTCTTTGGTGAAAAACCAAATCGCCTTTGAAAATGGCTATGTTGCTGTACCAAACACCCCAGGATTGGGTGTGGAGCTTGATGAGGAAATCATCGCCAAATATCGTGTGAACTAA
- a CDS encoding DMT family transporter, producing the protein MSKAAPNKTLGLTLALVCAALWGASFPLGGVLAGKLDPVVLAISRYAIATLGFVVLFLVSKKHTLKPIQSAKDAMLLMAAGISAQAVFFYFTILAYDYTSSGEIGVINGMAPFLTMLAVFVIDKIKPSAIKVGAVVLSLAGAGIIAYDPSNKIQGLNLGHLFALCGVLGFVTYNYILGKFGSDLNERYDAFSSNFYQFASATAALVILGLITGADFSSASVLVENNKHIFSILALGLVCSGIAYAIWEIATLKTQDAVITTMALNVLPLFAMIVAYFLLGETVTLQKLAGVVTVVIALCIYTMGDNKKKAVAAEKAAA; encoded by the coding sequence ATGAGTAAAGCTGCTCCTAATAAAACCCTAGGTCTTACTTTGGCTTTGGTATGTGCTGCCCTTTGGGGTGCCTCCTTCCCACTCGGTGGCGTTCTAGCTGGTAAATTGGATCCTGTGGTATTGGCCATTTCACGCTACGCCATTGCAACCCTTGGTTTTGTTGTTCTGTTTTTGGTATCGAAAAAACACACGCTAAAACCAATCCAAAGCGCGAAAGATGCGATGTTGCTTATGGCAGCAGGTATCTCGGCGCAGGCTGTGTTTTTCTACTTCACCATTTTGGCCTATGACTACACCTCGTCTGGTGAGATTGGCGTGATCAACGGTATGGCACCTTTCTTGACCATGCTGGCGGTATTTGTGATTGATAAGATCAAACCGTCGGCAATCAAAGTGGGTGCGGTTGTGCTTTCATTGGCGGGTGCAGGCATCATCGCTTATGACCCATCCAACAAAATTCAAGGTTTGAACCTTGGCCACCTATTCGCACTTTGCGGTGTATTGGGCTTTGTCACTTACAACTACATTTTGGGTAAGTTCGGCTCAGACCTAAACGAGCGTTATGACGCGTTCTCAAGCAACTTCTATCAGTTTGCTTCTGCAACCGCAGCGCTAGTGATCCTTGGCCTAATCACAGGTGCAGACTTTAGCTCAGCCTCTGTTCTTGTAGAAAACAACAAGCACATCTTCAGTATTCTAGCGCTTGGTTTGGTGTGTTCTGGTATCGCTTATGCGATTTGGGAAATTGCCACACTGAAGACTCAAGACGCTGTAATTACCACCATGGCACTGAACGTTCTACCGCTATTTGCAATGATCGTCGCTTACTTCCTACTGGGTGAGACTGTGACGCTGCAGAAACTTGCAGGTGTTGTGACTGTGGTCATTGCGCTATGTATCTACACCATGGGTGACAACAAGAAAAAAGCTGTTGCCGCAGAAAAAGCAGCCGCTTAA
- a CDS encoding UxaA family hydrolase, with amino-acid sequence MTRTFQGYPRPNGTFGIRNNVMIVAIDECCEGIARNISKEIDNSVVVTNHYTCMYGGNEEMIDTIIHTATNPNIAGVLVIAMGCGSIDPEMVAGPVRKEGLPVHTLTVIKNKGTIETIKDGLALAKELKAYADSIERVEAPISALRIGIKCGGSDTSSGLASNPSVGAASDKLVDMGATTMAGELIELLGCEEILKARAVTPEVGEKIERLIAEDLQRWHVIDGTETMSIGNSVGGLTTIDEKSQGAMHKTGSSPIQDCLRINHIYREKPTKPGFYLTETTMLCGGAAMHFASLGCQLIIWTAGAAGFNNSIVPVIRVSGNSSLITADMDINACGIMDATDTIDNVSNTILDKVFAVADGAPTNLEGVGYAYASLYQKDQRLEHVIGICPQ; translated from the coding sequence ATGACTCGTACATTTCAAGGCTACCCTCGCCCAAACGGCACATTTGGTATTCGTAATAACGTGATGATCGTTGCGATCGATGAATGCTGCGAAGGCATTGCGCGCAACATCAGCAAAGAGATTGATAATTCAGTTGTTGTTACCAACCACTACACCTGTATGTACGGTGGTAACGAAGAGATGATCGACACCATCATCCACACAGCGACCAACCCAAATATCGCGGGTGTTTTGGTGATTGCCATGGGTTGTGGCTCCATTGACCCTGAGATGGTTGCAGGTCCGGTTCGCAAAGAAGGCTTGCCTGTTCACACCCTCACTGTGATTAAAAACAAAGGCACCATTGAAACCATTAAAGATGGCTTGGCGCTAGCAAAAGAGCTAAAAGCATACGCAGACAGCATTGAGCGTGTTGAAGCGCCGATTTCTGCGCTGCGCATCGGGATCAAATGTGGTGGCTCTGACACCTCAAGCGGTTTGGCATCAAACCCTTCTGTGGGCGCGGCATCAGACAAGCTTGTCGATATGGGCGCCACCACGATGGCTGGCGAGCTCATTGAACTACTGGGCTGTGAAGAGATCCTAAAAGCACGTGCAGTCACACCTGAAGTGGGCGAAAAAATCGAGCGTCTCATTGCAGAAGATTTGCAGCGTTGGCACGTGATTGATGGCACTGAGACCATGTCGATTGGTAACAGTGTGGGCGGTTTGACCACCATTGATGAAAAATCGCAAGGTGCGATGCACAAAACTGGCTCAAGCCCAATTCAAGATTGCTTGCGCATTAACCATATCTACCGTGAAAAACCAACCAAACCAGGTTTCTACCTGACGGAGACCACCATGCTTTGTGGTGGCGCGGCGATGCACTTTGCATCTCTGGGCTGTCAGCTCATTATCTGGACTGCGGGAGCCGCTGGCTTTAACAACTCCATTGTGCCGGTAATTCGTGTATCGGGTAACAGTTCATTGATTACAGCTGATATGGATATCAATGCCTGCGGCATCATGGATGCCACTGACACCATCGATAATGTGTCCAACACCATTCTCGATAAAGTATTTGCCGTTGCGGATGGCGCGCCAACCAACCTTGAAGGTGTTGGTTATGCCTACGCATCTCTCTATCAAAAAGATCAACGCCTCGAGCATGTGATCGGTATTTGCCCACAATAA
- a CDS encoding UxaA family hydrolase — translation MKAIKLSPSDNVATLLGNVEKNEIVEIISAENEVIAEIKALQKITFGNKIALCDIENDAHIYKAGHSIGKSIVMIPLGQLVHVQNVRSERLDIPEAIIEEIIKQMGIEK, via the coding sequence ATGAAAGCTATAAAACTGTCTCCGAGCGACAACGTCGCTACTCTACTTGGCAATGTCGAAAAGAACGAAATCGTTGAAATTATCTCTGCTGAAAATGAAGTGATCGCAGAAATCAAAGCACTACAAAAGATCACCTTCGGCAACAAAATTGCACTGTGTGACATCGAAAACGATGCACATATTTACAAAGCGGGCCATTCCATTGGTAAATCGATTGTCATGATCCCTCTGGGTCAGCTCGTTCACGTACAAAACGTGCGCAGCGAACGCCTAGATATTCCTGAAGCAATCATTGAAGAAATCATCAAACAAATGGGGATCGAAAAATAA
- a CDS encoding GntR family transcriptional regulator — MKINKQSLEEQATDYIRNMILSGVLGLGDKIVESTLSKELELSRSTLRMALNSLSHEGLVVQKPYVGWHVFTLEGDDLWELYNLRVAIESQAALMAAERADQQDKKELRRIYDEFCEFCTQGPLDIEEVCVKDFEFHRKVVEITKSTKFIKIYEQISNQLRCYIKMTHHDYDLSLSGLSHRGIVEAIVDGDTDRAWRESKLNITTFTDLCRQNLEAKS; from the coding sequence ATGAAGATAAATAAGCAAAGCCTGGAAGAGCAAGCGACTGATTATATTAGAAATATGATTCTTTCCGGCGTGCTTGGTCTCGGTGATAAAATCGTCGAGAGCACCTTATCAAAAGAGTTAGAGCTCTCGCGCAGTACCTTGCGTATGGCACTGAATTCCTTATCTCATGAGGGGTTGGTGGTGCAAAAGCCCTATGTGGGTTGGCATGTGTTTACCTTAGAAGGTGACGATTTGTGGGAGCTTTATAACCTACGTGTTGCCATTGAATCGCAAGCGGCGTTGATGGCGGCAGAGCGTGCGGATCAGCAAGATAAAAAAGAATTGCGCCGTATTTATGACGAATTTTGTGAATTTTGTACCCAAGGGCCTTTGGATATCGAAGAAGTTTGCGTCAAAGATTTCGAATTCCACCGTAAAGTGGTGGAGATCACCAAGAGCACTAAGTTCATTAAAATTTATGAGCAGATCTCCAATCAGCTGCGCTGCTATATCAAAATGACGCACCATGACTATGACTTGTCTTTAAGTGGCTTGAGTCACCGAGGCATTGTGGAAGCGATTGTGGATGGTGATACAGACCGCGCGTGGCGTGAGTCAAAACTCAACATCACCACCTTTACTGATTTGTGCCGTCAAAATCTAGAAGCGAAGTCTTAA
- a CDS encoding DUF2541 family protein → MMAMFFTAPFAHADESITLGRTIVFEENNYGADIPLVVCRRADAIRVKADRDMYLREVVLTFKNGDTKTVHFYRNVKKDKKTGWRSLGYGYKRCVKRLEVFATSKHSSAGIRIYGRQ, encoded by the coding sequence ATGATGGCGATGTTTTTCACTGCGCCTTTCGCGCATGCAGATGAATCGATTACTTTAGGTCGCACCATTGTTTTTGAAGAAAATAACTATGGTGCTGATATTCCCCTGGTGGTGTGTCGCCGCGCTGATGCGATTCGTGTTAAAGCGGATCGCGATATGTATTTGCGAGAGGTGGTGCTGACCTTTAAAAATGGCGACACCAAGACTGTCCATTTTTATCGCAATGTGAAAAAAGATAAAAAAACTGGATGGCGCTCATTGGGCTATGGCTACAAGCGCTGCGTAAAACGCCTTGAGGTATTCGCCACATCGAAACACTCTTCCGCCGGTATTCGTATCTACGGTCGTCAATAA
- a CDS encoding cytochrome-c peroxidase — MKERGWIAACVSVVLFALLLFGYEATSPNQHASHTSSHQHGAKENQGVHRREQSHQAGLSPTSKPQFISPIPQTIAFDRQQAKIGWQLFNDANLSSNRMVSCETCHDLATNGAETIDVSIGVHGKGIRNSLTIFNSAYNYRFFWDGRVNTLHDQIDGPVHSSVEMDTDWPTIERYVSENSHYQTQFEQANLAISEATIKQVLVEFMRTLNTPNAPFDRYIQGDSKALTAQQIRGWEAFQSEGCISCHRGINVGGGMVMRFGFLGEQTIGAERSNDTGRHRSTGKNEDMYLFRVASLRNVADTAPYFHDGQTKTLQEAIKIMGESQLGKTLAPHTITDIEAFLISLSGERPSILQEFENE; from the coding sequence ATGAAAGAAAGGGGATGGATAGCGGCGTGCGTCAGCGTCGTCTTATTCGCACTGCTGCTGTTTGGCTATGAAGCGACTTCGCCCAATCAACATGCGTCCCACACCAGTTCGCATCAACATGGCGCGAAAGAAAACCAAGGTGTCCATCGTCGCGAACAAAGTCATCAAGCTGGCTTATCACCGACATCGAAGCCCCAATTTATCTCGCCCATTCCACAAACTATCGCCTTTGATCGCCAACAAGCCAAAATCGGCTGGCAGCTGTTTAATGACGCCAATTTATCCTCAAATCGCATGGTCAGTTGCGAAACCTGCCATGACTTAGCAACCAATGGCGCCGAGACCATTGATGTATCCATCGGTGTGCATGGTAAAGGCATTCGCAATTCGCTCACTATTTTTAATTCAGCCTATAACTATCGATTTTTTTGGGATGGACGCGTCAACACGCTGCATGACCAAATTGATGGTCCAGTGCATAGCAGCGTCGAAATGGATACCGACTGGCCCACTATTGAACGCTATGTATCCGAAAATTCGCACTATCAGACGCAGTTTGAGCAAGCCAATTTAGCGATTTCAGAAGCGACCATTAAACAAGTGCTGGTGGAATTTATGCGCACGCTGAATACGCCCAATGCGCCCTTTGATCGTTATATCCAAGGTGATAGCAAGGCGTTAACCGCGCAGCAAATCCGCGGTTGGGAGGCGTTTCAAAGTGAAGGTTGCATTAGCTGTCACCGAGGGATCAATGTTGGCGGTGGTATGGTGATGCGCTTTGGCTTTTTGGGTGAGCAAACCATTGGTGCAGAGCGCTCAAATGATACCGGGCGTCACCGTAGTACAGGGAAAAATGAAGATATGTACCTTTTTCGTGTGGCCAGCTTGCGTAATGTTGCCGATACCGCGCCCTATTTTCATGATGGACAAACGAAAACCTTGCAAGAAGCCATAAAAATTATGGGCGAAAGCCAATTAGGGAAAACATTAGCGCCGCATACCATTACCGATATCGAAGCATTTTTAATCTCACTTTCAGGCGAGCGCCCATCAATTTTGCAGGAGTTTGAAAATGAATAA